Genomic window (Streptomyces liliiviolaceus):
CCGGCGAGGGCCGGCTGCTCGGTCTGAAGGTGGACCTGCTCGCCGACATGGGCGCCTATCTGATGCTCGTCACTCCGGGCATCCCGATCCTCGGCGCCTTCATGTACCCGGCGATCTACAAGATGGACGCGTACGCGTTCACGTGCACGGGTGTGTTCACGACCCGGACGCCCACGGACGCGTACCGGGGTGCGGGGCGCCCGGAGGCCACGTACGCCATCGAGCGGATCATGGACGAGCTGGCCGTCGAAGTGGGCCTGGATCCGGTGGAGTTGCGGCGCCGGAACTGGATCGGGCACGAGGAGTTCCCGTACACGTCGATCGCGGGGCTGACCTACGACAGCGGCAACTACGAGGCCGCCACCGACAAGGCGCTCGCCCTCTTCGGGTACGACGAGCTGCGGGCCGAGCAGGCCAAGCGCAACGAGAGCGGTGACCCGGTGCGGCTCGGCATCGGGGTGTCCACGTACACCGAGATGTGCGGGCTCGCGCCGAGCCGGGTGCTGCGGGATCTGCGGTACGGGGCCGGTGGCTGGGAGGCGGCGAGCATCCGGATGCTGCCCACCGGCAAGGTCGAGGTGGTCACCGGCACCAGCCCGCACGGGCAGGGGCACGAGACCTGCTGGAGCCAGATCGCCGCCGACGTGCTCGGGGTGCCCTTCGAGGACGTGGAGGTCGTGCACGGCGACACCAGGTCGGCGCCGCAGGGCATGGACACGTACGGGTCGCGGTCGCTGGTCGTCGGAGGCGCCGCCGTGCATCACGCGGCGGAGAAAGTGGTCGACAAGGCGCGGAAGGTGGCCGCGCATCTGCTGGAGGCCGACGAGCGCGACCTGGACTTCGCGGACGGCGTGTTCTCCGTGAAGGGGTCGCCAGAGGAACGCAGGACGATCCAGGAGGTCGCCTTCGAGACGTTCTCCTCGCACGACCTGCCCGACGGCATGGAGCCGACCATCAACGCCGAGCATCTGCTCGACCCGGAGAACTTCTCCTACCCGCACGGCACGCACCTGTGCGCGGTCGAGGTCGACACGGAGACCGGCCGGACCTCGATCCGTTCGTACGTCTGCGTGGACGACGTCGGCAAGGTGGTCAACCCGGTGATCGTCGAGGGCCAGGTGCACGGCGGCCTCGCCCAGGGCATCGCGCAGGCGCTCTACGAGGAGGCTGTGTACGACGACGAGGGCAACCTCGTGTCGGGCACCATGGCCGACTACCTGGTGCCCGCCGCACCGGACCTGCCGGAGTTCACTACCGACCGCACGGAGACACCCGCCACCTCGAACCCCCTGGGGGTCAAAGGAGTCGGGGAAGCGGGGACGATCGCCTCCACCCCGGCCGTCGTCAACGCGATCGTCGACGCGCTGCGGCCACTGGGCGTCCACGACGTGCGGATGCCCTGCTCACCGGGGCGCGTGTGGGAGGCCCTGCGGTCCGCGCAGGCGGACCGGTCCGGGTGGGAAGGGGCTGAGCGGTCATGATTCCTCCGGCATTCGAGTACGTACGGCCCACGAGCGTCGACGACGCCGTCCGTACGCTCGCCGGGACGGGCGAGGACGCGAAGGTGCTGGCCGGCGGGCAGAGCCTGCTGCCGCTGCTGAGGATGCGGCTCGCCTTCCCCGACCTGCTCGTCGACGTGGGCCGGATCCCCGGGCTGCGCGGGGTCCGCGAGGAGGGCGACGCGCTGGTCATCGGCGCGCTGACCACCCACCACGACGTCATCGCCGACCCGCTGGTACGCCGTCACGCGGGCCTCCTGGCCGCGGCGGCGGCCACGGTCGCCGACCCGGCCATACGCCATCGGGGCACCCTCGGCGGCTCGCTCGCCCACGCCGATCCGGGCGGCGACCTGCCCGCGGTGGCACTCGCCCTGGACGCGGAACTGGTCGCGACGGGGCCGGGCGGCCGACGGAGCATCCCCGCCCGGGAGTTCTTCGTCGACTTCCTGCAAACCGCCCTGCGGCCGGACGAGTTGCTGGTGGAGGTACGGGTCCCCAAGA
Coding sequences:
- a CDS encoding FAD binding domain-containing protein, with protein sequence MIPPAFEYVRPTSVDDAVRTLAGTGEDAKVLAGGQSLLPLLRMRLAFPDLLVDVGRIPGLRGVREEGDALVIGALTTHHDVIADPLVRRHAGLLAAAAATVADPAIRHRGTLGGSLAHADPGGDLPAVALALDAELVATGPGGRRSIPAREFFVDFLQTALRPDELLVEVRVPKTGEYDGWGFHYEKFSRVAQAWAMVGVAALVRREDGHIAEARIGLTNMGSTPLRATAAEEALAGVGPDGVARAAQSAAEGIRPTSDPGASAEYRAQLARVLTRRSVLAAAGMG
- a CDS encoding xanthine dehydrogenase family protein molybdopterin-binding subunit, with the protein product MSELTGEREVGRSRPRKEDARLVTGQTNWTDNIGVTGLLHLAILRSPMAHARIERIDVAPARERPGVVAAFTGRDLAGDLASLPCAWPVTEDIVLPDHPAVAVDEVRYAGDPVAVVVARDRYTAADALEAVEVDYEPLPPVLDLEAALADDASLVHADKGTNRCYVWPLATGESYETVRERADVVLHRRYHQQRLIPNAMEPRSVVVTPLAASGEYTVHSATQIPHVLRVMLAMVTGIPEHKLRVVAPDVGGGFGSKLQVYGEEVIALDLARRLGRPVKWTESRSEGFLATHHGRGQIQDIEVAATGEGRLLGLKVDLLADMGAYLMLVTPGIPILGAFMYPAIYKMDAYAFTCTGVFTTRTPTDAYRGAGRPEATYAIERIMDELAVEVGLDPVELRRRNWIGHEEFPYTSIAGLTYDSGNYEAATDKALALFGYDELRAEQAKRNESGDPVRLGIGVSTYTEMCGLAPSRVLRDLRYGAGGWEAASIRMLPTGKVEVVTGTSPHGQGHETCWSQIAADVLGVPFEDVEVVHGDTRSAPQGMDTYGSRSLVVGGAAVHHAAEKVVDKARKVAAHLLEADERDLDFADGVFSVKGSPEERRTIQEVAFETFSSHDLPDGMEPTINAEHLLDPENFSYPHGTHLCAVEVDTETGRTSIRSYVCVDDVGKVVNPVIVEGQVHGGLAQGIAQALYEEAVYDDEGNLVSGTMADYLVPAAPDLPEFTTDRTETPATSNPLGVKGVGEAGTIASTPAVVNAIVDALRPLGVHDVRMPCSPGRVWEALRSAQADRSGWEGAERS